The following are from one region of the Paenibacillus sp. KS-LC4 genome:
- a CDS encoding family 78 glycoside hydrolase catalytic domain, producing MLNVQSASCEYRSALLGTDIKEPRFSWRLEAGERRSVRQAAYQLQVAEISDGFETSLWDTGRVESEQSLHIRYGGPALAARTAYRFRVKVWDTAGEESPWSEEGTFELALAGGADWQAKWITPEASSIAADAAPAYLLRRTFDVKPVGVLSARVYATALGVYELYLNGGKVSDDLLAPGWTSYHTRVQYQTYDVTAGLKEGANGIGVMLGDGWYRGGLGFEDKNYMYGDNRAALLELHIRYVDGTEEIIATDSSWQAALGAVQYANIYHGETYDARLEVRGWSEAGVAGGATGAEASGDARLAAGNWSGVQVLDLPYSQLVAQENWPTKVTEIIKPISSFITPAGDHVLDLGQNIVGRMRFTVEAPEGTQIVLRHAEVLDKDGNIYFGNLRPAKQTLTYIAKGDGMESYAPHFTFMGFRYVLVQGFPGQEAGVPLSADAFQGEVIHSDMPSSGDFECSDERINKLQQNIRWGQRGNFLDVPTDCPQRDERLGWTGDAQVFISTALFNFQGAPFFAKWLHDLKAEQHEDGGIPFVIPDIVGGANSAAWGDAAVICPWTVYQYYGDERLLSEQYESMKQWIEYIRAQGSEEYLWNTGFHFGDWLALDAKENSYIGATPTALVATAYYAYSTRIVRDAAKVLGHDEDAQRYGELHSHVIAAFRDEFMTKRGRIASPTQTAHILALMFDLVDGSARERVAEDLNNLIVENDYHLTTGFVGTPYLCFALSNSGYHTTAVRLLLQESYPGWLYSVSKGATTIWEHWDSIKPDGSFWSDDMNSFNHYSYGAIGDWMYRKVAGLDMDPSKPAFKHIRIEPLFGSTVLTYAKASYDSVYGRIESGWHVDGSRIELRVVIPANTTADIVLRGATLAGTTEGGTSLENKAGIASAEETAAGLIIRAGSGTYQFVYESEGLFRSQYSAKTKMSEIWMDERAIAIVSRHLPTLFSGAQANIAKPFSLQQVSENGMFRISKETIDQVLEELAAL from the coding sequence ATGTTGAATGTTCAATCCGCAAGCTGTGAATATAGAAGTGCCTTGCTCGGTACGGATATTAAGGAGCCGCGTTTTAGCTGGAGGCTGGAGGCGGGAGAGCGCAGAAGTGTTCGCCAAGCAGCTTATCAGCTGCAAGTGGCAGAGATATCGGACGGCTTCGAGACAAGCCTTTGGGATACGGGCCGGGTCGAAAGCGAGCAATCGCTTCATATTCGTTATGGAGGCCCTGCGCTTGCAGCCCGTACTGCTTATCGCTTTCGGGTTAAAGTATGGGATACAGCAGGAGAAGAATCGCCTTGGAGCGAGGAGGGCACCTTCGAGCTGGCCCTTGCTGGCGGGGCGGACTGGCAGGCAAAATGGATTACGCCGGAAGCGTCTTCTATTGCGGCAGATGCGGCTCCAGCCTATTTGCTGCGCCGGACCTTCGATGTCAAACCAGTGGGCGTCCTGTCCGCTCGGGTGTACGCAACAGCGCTTGGCGTATACGAGCTGTACCTGAATGGCGGCAAGGTGTCGGATGATTTGCTCGCTCCAGGCTGGACCAGCTATCACACCCGTGTGCAATATCAGACGTATGATGTGACAGCGGGGCTTAAGGAGGGTGCGAACGGCATCGGCGTTATGCTGGGCGATGGCTGGTATCGCGGCGGTTTAGGCTTTGAGGATAAAAATTATATGTACGGCGACAACCGTGCCGCACTGCTGGAGCTCCATATCCGTTATGTAGATGGCACGGAAGAGATCATAGCGACAGACAGCTCATGGCAAGCGGCGCTTGGCGCGGTTCAATATGCAAATATTTATCATGGCGAAACGTATGATGCGCGTTTGGAGGTCCGGGGCTGGAGTGAAGCCGGTGTTGCGGGAGGAGCAACTGGAGCGGAAGCCTCGGGTGATGCAAGGCTGGCAGCAGGGAACTGGTCGGGTGTGCAGGTGCTGGATTTGCCATACAGCCAGCTTGTAGCGCAAGAAAACTGGCCGACTAAAGTTACCGAGATCATCAAGCCGATCTCCTCGTTTATTACACCGGCAGGCGATCATGTGCTGGATCTAGGGCAAAACATCGTCGGGCGCATGAGATTTACCGTCGAGGCGCCGGAAGGAACGCAAATCGTTCTGCGCCATGCTGAGGTGCTCGACAAGGACGGCAACATTTATTTCGGCAATTTGCGTCCTGCCAAGCAGACGCTGACCTATATCGCGAAAGGCGACGGCATGGAAAGCTATGCGCCCCATTTTACCTTTATGGGCTTCCGTTATGTGCTTGTTCAGGGCTTTCCGGGTCAGGAGGCAGGAGTTCCGCTGTCGGCAGATGCTTTCCAAGGCGAGGTTATCCACTCCGACATGCCTTCATCGGGTGATTTCGAATGCTCCGACGAGCGGATTAACAAGCTTCAGCAAAATATCCGCTGGGGACAGCGCGGCAACTTCCTCGACGTGCCGACGGATTGCCCGCAGCGCGATGAACGGCTGGGCTGGACGGGAGACGCGCAAGTATTTATTAGCACGGCCTTGTTCAACTTCCAAGGGGCGCCGTTTTTTGCGAAATGGCTGCATGACCTGAAGGCGGAGCAGCATGAGGATGGCGGCATTCCCTTCGTAATTCCTGACATTGTAGGCGGAGCCAATTCGGCTGCATGGGGAGATGCCGCAGTTATTTGCCCGTGGACGGTCTACCAATATTATGGCGATGAGCGCCTGCTCTCCGAGCAGTATGAGAGCATGAAGCAGTGGATCGAGTACATCCGGGCGCAGGGCAGCGAGGAATATTTGTGGAATACCGGCTTTCATTTCGGGGATTGGCTTGCGCTCGATGCGAAGGAGAACAGCTATATTGGCGCGACTCCAACCGCATTGGTTGCTACGGCCTACTATGCCTACTCCACGCGCATTGTTCGCGATGCAGCGAAGGTGCTTGGGCATGATGAGGACGCGCAGCGCTATGGCGAGCTTCACAGCCATGTCATCGCTGCGTTCCGCGACGAGTTTATGACCAAGAGGGGGCGTATCGCCTCGCCGACGCAAACCGCACATATTTTGGCGCTTATGTTCGACTTGGTGGATGGGAGCGCGAGGGAGCGGGTAGCGGAGGATCTAAACAACCTGATCGTCGAAAATGACTATCACCTGACGACCGGCTTTGTGGGTACACCGTATCTATGCTTTGCCCTGTCAAACAGCGGCTATCATACGACGGCCGTTCGCTTGCTGCTGCAAGAGAGCTATCCGGGCTGGCTGTATTCAGTATCGAAAGGCGCGACGACGATTTGGGAGCATTGGGACAGCATTAAGCCGGACGGCTCGTTCTGGAGCGACGACATGAACTCGTTCAACCATTATTCTTATGGCGCAATCGGCGATTGGATGTACCGCAAGGTGGCGGGGCTGGATATGGACCCTTCTAAGCCTGCCTTCAAGCATATTCGAATCGAGCCGTTGTTCGGATCGACCGTGCTGACTTATGCAAAGGCCTCCTATGACTCCGTATATGGACGAATCGAGTCGGGGTGGCATGTGGATGGCAGCCGTATAGAGCTTCGAGTGGTCATACCAGCGAATACGACCGCGGATATTGTTTTGCGGGGAGCGACGCTCGCCGGCACGACAGAAGGCGGGACCTCGCTTGAAAATAAAGCGGGCATCGCATCGGCGGAGGAAACCGCAGCTGGCTTGATCATCCGTGCCGGCTCGGGTACGTACCAGTTCGTCTATGAAAGTGAAGGCTTGTTCCGCTCGCAGTACAGCGCCAAGACGAAGATGAGCGAAATTTGGATGGATGAGCGGGCGATTGCCATTGTGAGTCGGCATCTGCCAACTCTGTTCAGCGGCGCACAGGCAAACATTGCTAAGCCGTTCTCGCTTCAGCAAGTCAGCGAAAATGGCATGTTCCGTATTTCCAAAGAGACGATTGATCAGGTGTTGGAGGAGCTTGCAGCGCTGTAG
- a CDS encoding ROK family protein, giving the protein MTKIKLPFVNPKLMGEMIRQQIRTALYYEQESTKVEIAQITGLTFPTVSKAMEEMKADGEVLLSGLRESSGGRRPQSYMLHAAHMSGLAVYLEKDYTIYTLLNYVGEVILQDTLPGILDEGPEALERQMKDYLERYPNIRALTFGVPASVTNGQIFHIPSYEKFNGYDLKAVYESRYQLQVRIENDMNITVLGYHNQLDNNQELSLVYIYFGRNGPGAGIIVNGELVRGHSYFAGEIFYLPLFEQQSFGDIIQELAAGSKKQPHDPKLSDALSRLVAIFTATLNPDIFIFCSINLSEEELEDVKSRSASYVPIAHLPKFMLRDWQKDYIHGLKQMTIQTMLGTGAE; this is encoded by the coding sequence GTGACAAAAATAAAGCTTCCATTTGTAAATCCAAAGCTAATGGGTGAAATGATCCGGCAGCAAATCCGCACCGCGCTCTATTATGAGCAGGAGTCGACCAAGGTCGAAATCGCTCAAATCACGGGACTGACCTTCCCCACCGTGAGCAAAGCGATGGAGGAAATGAAGGCGGATGGCGAGGTTTTGCTGTCGGGTCTGCGGGAATCCAGCGGAGGCCGCAGGCCGCAAAGCTATATGCTGCATGCAGCGCATATGTCGGGCCTAGCCGTTTATTTGGAGAAGGACTATACGATCTACACTTTGCTGAATTATGTAGGCGAGGTCATCTTGCAGGACACGCTGCCCGGTATTTTAGATGAAGGACCGGAAGCGCTGGAGCGGCAAATGAAGGATTATTTAGAGCGCTATCCGAACATCCGCGCCTTAACCTTTGGCGTTCCTGCAAGCGTTACGAACGGACAAATTTTCCATATTCCCAGCTATGAGAAATTTAACGGCTATGATTTGAAGGCCGTTTATGAAAGCCGATATCAGCTTCAAGTTCGGATTGAAAATGATATGAATATCACTGTACTTGGCTATCACAATCAGTTGGACAACAATCAGGAGCTGTCGCTCGTCTATATTTACTTTGGAAGGAATGGCCCTGGTGCAGGCATCATCGTTAATGGCGAGCTGGTTAGAGGCCATTCTTATTTTGCCGGCGAGATTTTTTATTTGCCCCTGTTTGAACAGCAAAGCTTTGGCGATATTATTCAGGAGCTGGCCGCTGGCTCCAAAAAACAGCCGCATGACCCGAAGCTGAGCGATGCCCTGAGCCGCTTGGTTGCGATTTTCACGGCGACGCTGAATCCGGATATTTTTATTTTTTGCAGCATCAACCTATCCGAGGAAGAGCTGGAGGACGTCAAGAGCCGCAGCGCATCTTATGTGCCTATAGCCCATCTTCCGAAATTTATGCTAAGGGATTGGCAGAAGGACTATATTCATGGACTCAAGCAAATGACGATCCAGACGATGCTGGGCACCGGAGCAGAATAA
- a CDS encoding MFS transporter, translated as MNEQLNARQLELWRNAIYVIFTLCGFATASWISRTPAIRDTLGASTGEMGWIIFGLSVGSILGLLGAGHFIASKGGRFVMMNGMLIAAGGLAIIVLGSSFFTYASVMFIGLAIFGFGFGICDVAMNVEGTMLERATKKSLLTGLHAAFSLGTFIGAVVGWLATKSQVPVIIHLGIVLLLLAVLIVYLSRFVPKGTGQESKTDKNAPKLTTKERLAIWKEPRTLLLGIIILGMTFAEGSANDWLPLIMVDGYDTSASTGSFVYGIFVAAMTIVRATGGMLLDKFGRVAMLRASAVSAIAGLLIVILGHNYIIASIGVVLWGFGAAFGFPVALSAAGDNPHGVAVRVGAVATAGYLAFLVGPPLLGMVGDSIGLRMALIVVLVGIVFAGLTSHAARPIGEKEAPLTK; from the coding sequence ATGAACGAACAATTAAATGCAAGACAGCTTGAATTATGGCGTAATGCCATTTATGTGATTTTTACTTTATGCGGCTTTGCCACAGCATCATGGATTTCCCGCACGCCGGCCATTCGTGATACACTCGGCGCTTCGACCGGCGAGATGGGCTGGATTATTTTCGGACTGTCTGTCGGCTCAATCCTCGGCCTGCTTGGTGCAGGACATTTTATTGCCAGCAAGGGCGGACGTTTTGTCATGATGAACGGAATGCTCATTGCTGCTGGAGGCCTCGCCATCATTGTTCTTGGAAGCTCTTTTTTTACCTATGCTTCTGTTATGTTCATAGGCTTAGCCATCTTCGGCTTTGGCTTCGGCATTTGTGATGTGGCAATGAATGTTGAGGGCACCATGCTGGAGCGCGCAACGAAAAAATCGCTGCTGACCGGCTTGCATGCTGCCTTCAGCTTAGGAACCTTTATCGGCGCTGTCGTGGGTTGGCTAGCAACGAAGTCTCAGGTGCCCGTCATCATACACTTGGGTATTGTTCTCCTTCTATTAGCTGTGCTCATCGTCTATTTATCCCGATTCGTGCCTAAAGGAACAGGACAAGAAAGTAAAACAGACAAAAATGCTCCTAAGCTAACGACGAAAGAACGCCTCGCGATCTGGAAGGAACCGCGCACTCTGCTGCTTGGCATTATTATTTTGGGCATGACCTTCGCCGAAGGCTCGGCCAATGACTGGCTTCCTTTAATTATGGTTGATGGCTACGATACTTCTGCTTCAACAGGCTCGTTCGTCTATGGCATTTTTGTAGCTGCCATGACGATCGTTCGGGCAACTGGCGGCATGCTGCTCGATAAGTTCGGACGAGTAGCTATGCTGCGGGCGTCGGCTGTATCCGCTATTGCCGGCCTGCTTATCGTGATTTTGGGCCACAATTACATTATCGCTTCTATCGGCGTTGTATTATGGGGCTTTGGCGCAGCCTTCGGCTTCCCTGTCGCTTTGTCAGCCGCTGGCGACAATCCGCATGGCGTAGCCGTCAGAGTCGGGGCTGTAGCAACAGCCGGCTATTTAGCTTTTCTCGTTGGCCCCCCGCTTCTAGGCATGGTTGGCGATTCAATTGGCTTGCGAATGGCTTTAATCGTCGTGCTTGTAGGTATTGTATTCGCAGGATTAACCTCCCATGCTGCAAGGCCAATTGGCGAGAAGGAAGCGCCATTAACCAAGTAG
- a CDS encoding serine hydrolase domain-containing protein, which yields MSKMDPSKMNPIFLQRRMDEVIDQAIADKRLVGAVIKVAVDGKRVYSRAAGLFDREMNRPMREDALFRLASVSKPIVSTAALVLIGQGRLQLDDRVDRFLPEFRPRLQNGELAALTIRHLMTHTAGLTYRFFQEENGSYQQAGVSDGMDQSGITLEENLQRIASVPLLYTPGAEWKYSIATDVLGAVIAKVTETTLSEAVHSLVTKPIGMTDTDFIAVDPDRLAIAYTNDSPEPRPILDPDEIDFLEGTAGFRLAPGRALDRTAYPSGGAGMVGSAEDFMRLLETLRTGGAPLLPETLVRELTANQIGDLPMAYWPGRGFGLGITVLKDPIAANTPESPGTWRMGGTYGHSWFVDPKQRLSVVAFTNTALEGMSGQFTVDLCEAVYDGIKK from the coding sequence ATGAGCAAGATGGACCCAAGTAAAATGAATCCGATTTTTTTACAACGCCGAATGGATGAAGTAATTGACCAAGCGATTGCTGACAAGCGTCTGGTCGGTGCTGTTATTAAAGTGGCGGTAGATGGAAAAAGGGTTTACAGCCGCGCTGCTGGTCTTTTCGACCGCGAGATGAATAGGCCCATGCGAGAGGATGCCTTGTTCCGCCTAGCTTCCGTTTCTAAGCCTATCGTTTCAACCGCCGCTCTAGTGCTGATAGGGCAAGGGCGCCTACAACTGGACGACCGCGTTGATCGCTTTCTTCCAGAGTTCCGACCACGATTACAAAACGGAGAGCTTGCAGCGTTGACGATTCGTCATTTGATGACGCATACCGCAGGTCTGACTTACCGCTTCTTTCAAGAAGAGAATGGCTCCTACCAACAAGCCGGGGTATCAGATGGCATGGATCAATCTGGTATTACGCTAGAGGAGAACCTTCAGCGTATTGCCTCTGTTCCGCTACTTTATACGCCAGGTGCCGAGTGGAAATATTCCATCGCGACAGATGTGCTGGGAGCAGTCATTGCAAAGGTGACGGAAACAACGCTCAGCGAGGCCGTGCATTCCCTCGTGACAAAGCCGATTGGCATGACCGACACCGATTTTATCGCAGTGGACCCAGACAGACTGGCTATTGCATATACCAATGATAGTCCAGAGCCGAGACCGATACTGGACCCTGACGAAATCGACTTTTTGGAAGGCACGGCAGGCTTCCGGCTTGCTCCAGGCCGTGCACTTGACCGTACAGCCTACCCTTCGGGAGGAGCTGGTATGGTCGGCAGCGCCGAGGACTTTATGCGACTGCTGGAAACGCTGCGTACGGGAGGGGCACCCCTGCTGCCGGAGACTTTGGTTCGTGAGCTGACTGCCAATCAGATTGGGGATTTGCCTATGGCCTATTGGCCAGGGCGCGGCTTCGGCTTAGGCATCACGGTGCTCAAGGACCCTATTGCGGCAAATACACCGGAATCACCGGGTACATGGCGCATGGGCGGCACCTACGGTCATTCGTGGTTCGTCGATCCAAAGCAGCGGCTCAGCGTCGTTGCGTTTACCAATACCGCATTGGAAGGCATGTCGGGCCAGTTTACGGTTGACCTTTGTGAAGCTGTTTATGATGGTATCAAAAAATAG
- a CDS encoding serine hydrolase domain-containing protein → MAANAAVDSKPHAFEATKKIAAEKAKLLTERYGVTSVQYALIDAGEMTISGHAGKNDSEDATPLSSNTIYGIGSTSKMFLATAVMKLVDEGKVDLDSPVVNYISDFKMKDSRYTQITPRMLLNHSSGLLGTTASNATLYGDNDTYAHDTFLEQLAAQSLKADPGAFSVYCNDGFTLAEILVERVSGMDFTAFIHKYLTEPLNLLHTKTPQDSIDPMALAGIYSPVYEGQLPQENYNIIASGGIYSTAEDLAVFSQIFTGQVEGIISAKSVEAMEQEEYKSGMWPEEAAPSYLSYGLGWDSVRLFPFNEYGIQALSKGGDTISYHSSLVVLPEYNMSAAVISSGGSSAFDQLIANELLLSALQEKGVIKERKPDKSYAVPIKANMPKELSQYAGIYGGRSGSLMKVEMNPNGELSVSSVVIPNSPAETYIYTADGSFVNETGTEKLKFVVEKNGRTYMWSRLYINIPGLGQTAVSKYNAEKLEANPLSKDVADAWAKREGQKYYMVSGKYTSMLYLNSTPIIPFQTFKEAPGYVLNNKIVGPNQAVNQLQIPVMDGRDTMEINFFQKNGVEYLSAAGNIYANEALVKPLFSGKQSRATIQADGEARWFSVSAKNKGKIMTVKMPAKGSFAVYNQAGICINHTVISNNNQVILPENGSIVFAGEAGSTFEISLKQ, encoded by the coding sequence ATGGCCGCAAATGCTGCTGTGGATAGCAAGCCTCATGCTTTTGAGGCGACTAAGAAAATAGCTGCTGAGAAAGCCAAGCTGCTGACAGAAAGGTACGGCGTTACAAGCGTGCAATATGCGCTCATTGATGCTGGGGAAATGACGATTTCAGGGCATGCAGGCAAAAATGATAGCGAGGATGCGACTCCACTTTCCTCAAATACGATATACGGCATCGGTTCGACAAGTAAAATGTTTCTCGCGACAGCTGTAATGAAGCTTGTAGACGAGGGTAAGGTCGATTTGGATTCGCCCGTTGTGAACTATATCTCTGACTTTAAAATGAAGGACAGCCGCTACACGCAAATTACTCCGCGCATGCTGCTGAATCATTCTTCCGGCCTTCTCGGAACGACAGCCAGCAATGCAACCCTATACGGAGATAATGATACTTATGCACATGATACATTTCTAGAGCAATTAGCAGCGCAAAGCTTAAAGGCAGACCCGGGAGCTTTTTCGGTCTATTGCAATGATGGTTTTACGTTAGCTGAGATTTTAGTAGAGAGAGTTAGCGGCATGGACTTTACGGCGTTTATTCACAAATATTTGACTGAGCCTCTCAACCTGCTGCATACAAAAACACCGCAGGATTCCATTGATCCGATGGCGCTGGCTGGCATCTATTCTCCTGTGTATGAGGGACAGCTCCCACAAGAGAATTATAATATTATCGCATCGGGAGGCATTTACTCCACAGCTGAAGATCTCGCTGTCTTTTCACAAATTTTCACGGGACAGGTCGAGGGCATTATTTCTGCTAAATCGGTAGAAGCTATGGAACAAGAGGAGTATAAAAGCGGCATGTGGCCAGAGGAAGCCGCTCCCTCCTACCTGTCATACGGATTAGGCTGGGACAGTGTCCGCTTGTTCCCCTTCAACGAGTACGGCATTCAGGCACTCTCAAAAGGTGGAGACACGATTTCCTATCATTCTTCCTTAGTCGTGCTGCCTGAATACAATATGTCTGCCGCCGTTATTTCTTCGGGTGGTTCAAGCGCATTCGATCAATTAATCGCGAACGAGCTGCTGCTTAGCGCCCTTCAGGAGAAAGGCGTGATTAAAGAACGGAAACCGGATAAATCGTATGCTGTGCCGATAAAGGCAAATATGCCGAAGGAATTATCCCAATATGCAGGTATTTATGGTGGTCGCTCAGGCAGTCTAATGAAGGTCGAAATGAACCCTAATGGTGAATTGTCTGTGTCCTCGGTTGTCATACCGAATAGTCCTGCCGAAACGTATATTTATACAGCTGATGGTTCGTTTGTGAACGAGACGGGCACAGAAAAGCTGAAATTCGTCGTTGAGAAAAATGGTCGTACCTATATGTGGTCCCGCTTATATATAAACATTCCTGGTCTGGGACAAACGGCCGTCTCCAAATATAACGCTGAAAAGCTCGAAGCCAATCCATTATCCAAAGATGTAGCTGACGCTTGGGCAAAGCGCGAAGGCCAAAAATATTATATGGTAAGCGGGAAATATACCTCTATGCTTTACCTTAATTCCACACCCATTATACCCTTTCAAACCTTTAAAGAGGCTCCCGGGTATGTATTGAATAATAAGATTGTTGGCCCCAACCAAGCTGTTAACCAACTGCAAATTCCTGTCATGGACGGTCGTGACACGATGGAAATTAATTTTTTTCAGAAAAATGGAGTCGAGTATCTTTCAGCAGCAGGCAACATATACGCCAACGAAGCGCTGGTCAAACCGCTTTTTTCGGGTAAACAATCCCGGGCAACGATTCAAGCCGACGGCGAAGCCAGATGGTTTTCCGTTTCAGCAAAAAACAAAGGAAAGATCATGACGGTTAAAATGCCTGCGAAGGGCTCCTTTGCAGTTTATAATCAAGCCGGTATATGTATCAACCATACCGTGATCAGCAATAATAATCAGGTCATATTGCCGGAGAACGGCAGTATTGTTTTTGCAGGCGAGGCTGGTTCCACGTTTGAAATTTCATTGAAACAGTAA
- a CDS encoding alpha/beta hydrolase yields MKKWLRILLKILAAIVIAIVVFIAIVFIVNKVSSKSELGKIHAYGMLVPVDGKKMNVLIQGDGEETIVLLPGYGTAAPALDFKPLIDELSPYYKVVAVEPFGYGLSDGTDKERTTENIVNELHEALQVLNIDRYILMGHSIAGIYGIEYANKYPNEVSAFAGVDSSVPTQPGMDVELPIDMFKLLKESGFLRLAMKVGDSPYAGLPYDEATKEQMTLLSLKNSNSPTMLNEMKNIASNFKAAEHLTFPKELPIIFFIQAHNAEIPTWVPLHEEQVKDSVHGKVMTFEGGHYLHHTKSKEIAENFKSFMEETK; encoded by the coding sequence ATGAAAAAATGGCTTAGGATTCTACTAAAAATATTAGCAGCAATTGTTATAGCAATCGTCGTTTTTATCGCCATTGTATTTATAGTGAATAAGGTCAGCAGCAAATCTGAGCTAGGAAAAATACACGCCTATGGTATGCTCGTGCCCGTAGACGGGAAAAAGATGAATGTGCTGATTCAGGGGGATGGCGAGGAGACCATCGTGCTCTTGCCAGGTTATGGAACAGCAGCGCCAGCGCTCGATTTCAAACCGCTAATTGATGAGCTTTCACCTTATTATAAAGTAGTTGCAGTTGAACCTTTTGGTTATGGATTAAGTGACGGTACGGACAAAGAGCGTACGACAGAAAATATAGTCAATGAGCTCCATGAAGCGTTGCAGGTTCTTAACATTGACCGTTATATTTTAATGGGCCACTCCATAGCCGGCATTTATGGGATCGAATATGCGAATAAATATCCGAACGAAGTGAGCGCATTTGCCGGCGTTGATAGCAGTGTTCCGACACAGCCTGGCATGGACGTCGAGCTTCCTATAGACATGTTTAAGCTTCTAAAAGAATCCGGCTTCCTTCGATTGGCTATGAAGGTAGGGGACAGCCCTTATGCTGGATTGCCTTATGACGAAGCAACCAAAGAGCAAATGACCCTGCTTTCTCTCAAGAACAGCAATAGTCCTACCATGCTGAATGAAATGAAAAATATTGCTTCTAACTTTAAAGCAGCAGAGCATCTCACCTTCCCGAAAGAGCTGCCGATTATTTTCTTTATCCAAGCTCACAATGCAGAAATCCCAACCTGGGTGCCGCTGCATGAAGAGCAGGTCAAAGATTCTGTGCATGGAAAAGTGATGACCTTTGAAGGCGGACATTATTTGCACCATACCAAATCCAAAGAGATTGCTGAAAACTTTAAGTCTTTTATGGAAGAAACCAAGTAA
- a CDS encoding GntR family transcriptional regulator, which translates to MKPKYQIIIDDIKSNILSGTYKAGEQISTESALQSSYNVSRQTVRKAILELSNEGFLRSEKGSGTYVSSQYRSRAGGNGAKKTIGVITTYISDYIFPSIIRGIEGRLNEDNYSLLLASTNNDIMQEKKALEMMLSYGVDGLIIEPTKSNLYNPNIAYYLSFKEQEVPFTMINAYYEELEVPFFCLDDVQSSYLATRELIAKGHSQIGIIAKMDDLQGKYRMKGYIKALGEAKLRFHPEQVLSFDTATKPDLSTSLEEFLSDNRDVLTALVCYNDEVGLEVVHACRKLEISIPDELSIIGQDNSYIAKTANIKLTTLTHPQEQMGRDAADWVIKNLQGKKDLPVSTYYQPVLVEGETVKEIEVE; encoded by the coding sequence ATGAAGCCTAAATATCAAATCATCATTGATGATATAAAAAGCAATATCCTATCGGGTACGTATAAAGCGGGAGAACAAATTTCTACAGAGTCTGCTTTGCAGAGCAGCTATAACGTTAGCCGTCAGACGGTTAGAAAGGCAATTTTGGAGCTGTCTAACGAAGGGTTCTTAAGAAGCGAGAAGGGATCTGGCACGTATGTCAGCAGTCAATACCGCTCCAGAGCCGGGGGGAATGGCGCAAAAAAAACGATTGGCGTCATTACGACCTATATTTCCGATTACATTTTCCCCTCTATTATCCGTGGCATTGAAGGCCGTTTAAACGAAGACAACTATTCGTTGCTGTTAGCCAGTACAAATAATGATATTATGCAGGAAAAAAAAGCGCTGGAGATGATGCTGTCCTACGGCGTGGACGGTCTTATTATTGAGCCAACCAAAAGCAATTTATACAACCCCAATATTGCTTATTACCTGTCCTTCAAGGAGCAGGAGGTTCCATTCACTATGATTAACGCCTACTATGAAGAGCTGGAGGTTCCTTTCTTCTGTTTGGATGACGTGCAATCCAGCTATCTCGCAACCCGGGAGCTGATTGCTAAAGGGCATTCCCAGATCGGCATTATTGCCAAGATGGACGATCTACAAGGGAAATATCGGATGAAGGGATATATTAAAGCGCTGGGCGAAGCCAAATTACGGTTTCACCCCGAGCAGGTGCTTTCCTTCGATACGGCGACGAAGCCGGACCTTTCCACCAGCTTGGAGGAGTTTCTGAGCGATAATAGGGATGTTCTGACTGCTCTTGTTTGCTACAATGACGAGGTAGGCTTGGAAGTTGTCCATGCCTGTAGAAAACTGGAAATATCCATTCCAGATGAACTTTCCATCATTGGCCAAGACAATTCGTATATCGCCAAAACAGCCAATATTAAGCTTACGACTCTTACTCACCCCCAAGAGCAAATGGGAAGAGACGCCGCGGATTGGGTCATTAAAAACCTGCAAGGAAAAAAAGACCTGCCCGTGAGCACGTATTACCAGCCCGTGTTAGTTGAAGGGGAAACGGTAAAAGAGATTGAAGTGGAGTAA